One segment of uncultured Campylobacter sp. DNA contains the following:
- the nspC gene encoding carboxynorspermidine decarboxylase, whose product MKIDEISTPAYVCEEQKLVKNLEILRGVGERSGAKILCALKGFAFSFAMPYVDKYLRGATCSGLHEAKFAAEFIKNGEIHTYSPAFKEDDLDEILKISNHVVFNSATQWQKYRTKALAAGASCGLRLNPQTSFAPKDTYNPCGSFSRLGMSLEALQRAILQDGEFLRGISGLHFHALCEESAQSLERVLEVFEAKFGKYFRALKWLNFGGGHHITRAGYDVELLINLIKKFREKYEVEIYLEPGEAVGWECGYLVASVLDIVENDAKIAILDASAEAHMPDTVLMPYRPAVRGESESGKFSYRFGGNTCLAGDVVGLESGWPEYKFDAPLNIGDRVIFEDQIHYTIVKNTTFNGIKLPDLVLVDERGEVLAIKKFGYDEYARRN is encoded by the coding sequence ATGAAAATCGATGAAATTTCGACCCCCGCTTACGTATGCGAGGAGCAAAAACTGGTAAAAAATTTAGAAATTTTACGCGGCGTAGGCGAGCGAAGCGGCGCAAAAATTCTATGTGCGCTAAAAGGCTTTGCGTTTAGCTTCGCGATGCCTTACGTTGACAAGTACCTCCGGGGTGCGACTTGCAGCGGTCTGCATGAGGCGAAATTTGCCGCGGAATTTATCAAAAACGGCGAAATTCACACATACTCGCCCGCGTTCAAAGAGGATGATTTGGATGAAATTTTAAAAATTTCAAATCACGTCGTATTCAATAGCGCCACGCAGTGGCAAAAATACCGCACAAAAGCGCTTGCTGCGGGAGCATCGTGCGGACTGCGGCTAAATCCGCAGACCTCCTTCGCGCCCAAAGACACTTACAATCCGTGCGGCAGCTTTAGCAGGCTCGGGATGAGCCTTGAAGCGCTGCAGCGGGCGATCTTGCAAGACGGCGAGTTTCTGCGCGGCATCTCGGGGCTGCATTTTCACGCGCTGTGCGAAGAAAGCGCTCAGAGCCTAGAGCGGGTGCTTGAGGTTTTCGAGGCGAAATTCGGCAAGTATTTTAGAGCCCTAAAGTGGTTAAATTTCGGCGGCGGGCATCATATCACGCGCGCAGGCTACGACGTGGAGCTGCTGATAAATTTAATTAAAAAATTTCGCGAAAAATACGAGGTCGAAATTTATCTTGAGCCCGGCGAGGCGGTCGGCTGGGAGTGCGGATATTTGGTCGCTAGCGTGCTTGATATAGTAGAAAACGACGCTAAAATCGCTATTTTAGACGCTTCCGCTGAAGCTCATATGCCCGATACCGTGCTGATGCCGTATCGTCCTGCGGTGCGCGGCGAGAGCGAGAGCGGTAAATTTAGCTATCGTTTCGGCGGGAATACCTGCCTCGCAGGCGACGTCGTGGGGCTTGAGAGCGGATGGCCCGAGTATAAATTTGACGCGCCGCTAAACATCGGCGATCGGGTGATTTTCGAGGATCAGATCCACTACACGATCGTGAAAAATACGACCTTTAACGGCATTAAGCTGCCAGATCTCGTCTTGGTAGATGAGCGCGGAGAGGTTTTGGCAATCAAAAAATTCGGCTACGACGAGTATGCGAGGCGAAACTAG